One window from the genome of Moraxella nasibovis encodes:
- a CDS encoding EcsC family protein, translating into MSNATNNEVNNKNLDQLAETLENTDGVEVVGHVDIANKSVQDVLVVKGSIKDAVDQEDAKSEDEPSKESGKESKDKSEKAHQDKDDKKDKSADKANIKDKVEDKALEVKEQAQDKLDAAKEQVSEVKEAATSLKEEVEDKAYALKDQALEKADAVKTQALDKAQTLKADAEDKFDDLKAQGEAAIDDAKAKTDEALETAKTKAQSVQSDIEDKAAELKDKVSGAIDAAKDKASELKQQAEEAVSEATVAAQSVADDLKNKFDDFKADAQEKVDAIKADAEQKGAEFKEKAEQLGGDIKSKADDAVEFAKDKVDAVAGDVERIQAENADKPESGILAKIGAYFAGVGASKRTNFVSVDLNNQDFGEDAFRTQAATIGSQLFGGKLATAQSLVGKVAPSANAEGISKAIFDKAAHWANNWAKKDLQKDSRFGKLANLTDAERDDFARDVANQNRALAVMGGLSGLFGIKGVVADTAWLLMVSLKSVYQLALIYDKPLTGADGIKLAYGVLSGANLSKLQEKQVILTALALGNAFFINAQDSGLKQELQKVGLKYRTGDTFAKQLDDLSHFIDIDKLNVSWFKRILPVASVGTSAYYNRELIEEVLGTAMATFRPERPQLLVQQGEDDVTEAADVLQDDQNDHA; encoded by the coding sequence ATGTCAAACGCAACAAACAATGAAGTAAATAACAAAAATCTTGATCAGCTTGCCGAGACCTTAGAAAATACGGATGGCGTGGAAGTTGTCGGTCATGTGGACATCGCCAATAAGTCAGTGCAAGATGTGCTGGTGGTAAAAGGCTCTATCAAGGACGCGGTGGATCAAGAAGATGCCAAGTCAGAAGATGAGCCAAGTAAAGAAAGCGGCAAAGAAAGCAAAGATAAGTCGGAAAAAGCTCATCAAGACAAAGATGATAAAAAAGACAAATCAGCCGATAAAGCCAACATCAAAGATAAAGTTGAAGACAAGGCTTTGGAAGTAAAAGAGCAGGCACAAGACAAGCTGGATGCCGCCAAAGAGCAGGTGAGCGAAGTCAAAGAGGCAGCGACATCTCTTAAAGAGGAAGTCGAAGATAAGGCTTATGCACTAAAAGATCAGGCTTTGGAGAAGGCGGATGCGGTCAAGACGCAAGCACTGGATAAAGCACAGACTTTAAAAGCTGATGCTGAGGATAAGTTTGATGATCTAAAAGCCCAAGGCGAGGCAGCGATTGATGATGCCAAGGCGAAGACTGATGAGGCTTTGGAGACTGCCAAGACTAAGGCGCAAAGCGTGCAGTCAGACATTGAGGACAAAGCGGCGGAGCTAAAAGACAAAGTCAGCGGTGCCATCGATGCTGCCAAAGACAAGGCAAGCGAGCTAAAACAGCAGGCAGAAGAGGCGGTGAGCGAGGCGACTGTGGCGGCACAAAGCGTTGCAGATGACCTAAAAAATAAATTTGATGATTTTAAAGCCGATGCTCAAGAAAAAGTAGATGCCATCAAGGCAGATGCAGAGCAAAAAGGCGCTGAATTCAAAGAAAAAGCCGAGCAGCTGGGCGGCGACATCAAGAGCAAGGCTGATGACGCTGTGGAATTTGCCAAAGACAAGGTAGATGCAGTGGCAGGCGATGTGGAGCGCATTCAAGCAGAAAATGCCGACAAGCCTGAATCGGGTATTTTGGCGAAGATTGGTGCTTATTTTGCGGGTGTGGGTGCGTCCAAGCGCACAAACTTTGTCTCGGTCGATCTAAACAACCAAGACTTTGGCGAAGATGCGTTCAGAACGCAAGCGGCGACCATCGGTTCGCAGCTGTTTGGCGGTAAGCTTGCCACGGCACAGTCGTTGGTGGGTAAGGTCGCACCGTCTGCCAATGCTGAGGGCATTTCAAAGGCGATTTTTGACAAGGCGGCACACTGGGCGAATAACTGGGCGAAAAAAGACCTACAAAAAGACAGTCGCTTTGGCAAATTGGCAAATCTGACAGACGCTGAGCGTGACGACTTTGCCCGTGATGTGGCAAACCAAAACCGTGCTTTGGCGGTGATGGGTGGTCTGTCAGGTCTGTTTGGTATCAAAGGCGTGGTGGCGGATACAGCTTGGCTACTGATGGTGTCATTAAAGTCTGTGTACCAGCTGGCACTCATTTATGATAAGCCTTTGACAGGTGCTGACGGCATCAAGCTTGCCTATGGTGTGCTGTCTGGCGCCAATCTGAGCAAGCTGCAAGAAAAGCAAGTGATCTTAACAGCACTGGCACTGGGCAATGCTTTCTTTATCAATGCTCAGGATTCAGGTCTGAAACAAGAATTACAAAAAGTTGGTCTAAAATACCGCACGGGTGACACTTTTGCCAAGCAGCTAGACGATTTGTCGCACTTTATTGACATTGACAAATTGAATGTCAGCTGGTTTAAACGCATTTTGCCAGTGGCGTCGGTCGGTACAAGCGCCTACTACAACAGAGAGCTGATCGAAGAGGTGCTGGGCACTGCGATGGCGACTTTCCGTCCAGAGCGCCCGCAGCTGTTGGTGCAGCAGGGCGAAGATGATGTCACTGAGGCGGCGGATGTCTTGCAAGACGACCAAAACGATCACGCGTGA
- a CDS encoding aminopeptidase P family protein: MSNSIKARQERIARIRQVMQSHGIDALIIPSADPHMSEYLPEYWQGRAWVSGFTGSVGTLVLTHDTAGLWTDSRYWVQAPIQLDGTGIELQKMEQNHPTFGQFLADYLPDGAVVAIDGAVLSVAEFDRLNEIFCAKNIRLMTKLDVLAEVWQDRCGLPCEPIYPHPSAFVDVSALDKLSQVRQKMQTLGADFHLISSLDDIAWLTNLRGMDVSFNPVFLSHLLICADGATLFVDGDKLDAQAKAALQEAGIQVADYDSVVSTLATVSGSLLIDPAKVAINTIASVPKSVHIQRAMSPSTVLKAVKTDRELGHVREAMRQDGAALCEFFSDFERRIHAGETLNEVDIDTLLNDARSRQPHHVCASFDTIAGFRGNGAIVHYRAEADTCATLQGDGLLLIDSGAQYYNGTTDITRMASVGVVCDDAKKDVTYVLKAHIALARAVYPMGIPSAQLDVLARNELWQQGLDYGHGTGHGVGYFLNVHEGPQVISRNAPTLPERTMQYGMITSNEPGLYREGKWGIRLENLVATVPAHHTEFGEFARFEDLTLCPFDTRLILPNLLTKEEKDWLNSYHKKVHDELIDRVDGDAKAWLIERTQAI; the protein is encoded by the coding sequence ATGTCAAATTCTATAAAGGCTCGTCAAGAGCGTATCGCACGCATTCGTCAAGTCATGCAGTCGCACGGCATCGATGCTCTGATTATCCCTTCTGCTGATCCGCACATGTCTGAGTATTTGCCTGAATATTGGCAGGGTCGTGCTTGGGTGTCTGGCTTTACAGGTTCGGTGGGGACGCTGGTTTTGACGCACGACACCGCAGGGCTGTGGACGGATTCTCGTTATTGGGTACAAGCACCGATACAGCTTGATGGTACGGGAATTGAGCTACAAAAAATGGAGCAAAATCACCCAACCTTTGGGCAGTTTTTGGCGGATTATTTGCCTGATGGGGCGGTGGTCGCCATTGATGGGGCGGTGCTGTCGGTGGCAGAATTTGACCGTTTAAATGAGATTTTTTGTGCCAAGAATATCCGCCTAATGACCAAGTTGGATGTGCTTGCAGAAGTGTGGCAAGACAGATGTGGTTTGCCTTGTGAGCCGATTTATCCGCATCCATCGGCATTTGTTGATGTGTCTGCTTTGGATAAGCTGAGCCAAGTTCGCCAAAAAATGCAAACACTGGGGGCGGATTTTCATCTGATTTCAAGTTTGGACGACATTGCATGGCTGACCAATTTGCGTGGCATGGATGTGTCGTTTAATCCTGTGTTTTTGTCGCATTTATTGATTTGTGCAGATGGGGCGACTTTGTTTGTTGATGGTGATAAATTAGACGCTCAGGCAAAAGCCGCCTTGCAAGAGGCAGGCATTCAAGTGGCAGATTATGACTCTGTGGTGTCCACCCTTGCTACGGTGTCAGGCTCGCTACTCATTGATCCTGCCAAAGTCGCCATAAACACCATCGCCAGTGTGCCAAAGAGCGTCCATATCCAGCGTGCGATGAGCCCAAGTACGGTACTAAAAGCAGTCAAAACCGACCGTGAGCTGGGTCATGTGCGTGAAGCGATGCGTCAAGATGGGGCGGCGTTGTGCGAGTTTTTTAGTGATTTTGAACGGCGTATCCATGCAGGCGAGACGCTCAATGAAGTGGATATTGACACTTTGCTTAATGACGCACGCAGTCGGCAGCCACACCATGTTTGTGCCAGTTTTGATACGATTGCAGGTTTTCGTGGCAATGGGGCGATCGTACATTACCGAGCCGAAGCCGATACTTGTGCGACCTTACAAGGCGATGGACTGCTGTTGATTGACTCGGGGGCTCAGTATTATAACGGCACGACCGACATCACTCGCATGGCAAGTGTTGGCGTGGTGTGCGATGACGCCAAAAAAGATGTTACTTATGTATTAAAAGCACACATTGCCTTGGCAAGGGCGGTCTATCCTATGGGCATACCGTCCGCTCAGCTGGATGTGCTGGCACGCAATGAGCTTTGGCAACAGGGTTTGGATTATGGTCATGGTACAGGACATGGCGTGGGGTATTTTTTAAATGTGCATGAAGGGCCGCAAGTGATTTCTCGTAATGCACCCACTTTGCCCGAACGCACCATGCAATACGGCATGATTACCAGTAACGAACCAGGGCTGTATCGTGAAGGCAAATGGGGCATTCGTCTGGAAAATTTGGTCGCAACCGTGCCTGCTCATCACACAGAGTTTGGCGAATTTGCCCGTTTTGAGGATTTGACGCTTTGTCCGTTTGACACTCGCTTAATACTGCCAAATCTATTGACCAAAGAAGAAAAAGACTGGCTTAATAGTTATCACAAAAAAGTGCATGATGAGCTGATTGACCGAGTAGATGGCGATGCTAAAGCGTGGCTGATCGAGCGTACGCAGGCGATTTGA
- a CDS encoding YggT family protein: MNSPVFILINAAINFALMVLFVRFMFEFAQVDAKSPYMQATRRMTRVVDVFSGILPNVGTERHISTAAVVLMLILYWINISANAFLLGESISAVKLFFAGTLQAIIKFLAMLRYIIIGSVVASWVVMLMNVSHPAVHLIMQLSEPIIAPFRRIIPNLGMLDLSPIAAIFALLLMQEFITIIGANIWAGM; this comes from the coding sequence ATGAATTCACCTGTTTTTATTCTTATCAATGCTGCGATCAACTTTGCGCTCATGGTCTTATTTGTGCGATTCATGTTTGAATTTGCGCAAGTCGATGCCAAAAGCCCTTATATGCAAGCCACCAGACGCATGACTCGTGTGGTGGATGTTTTTTCTGGTATTTTGCCAAATGTCGGCACGGAGCGGCACATCAGCACGGCTGCGGTGGTGCTGATGCTGATTTTGTATTGGATCAATATTTCTGCCAACGCTTTTTTGCTCGGTGAGTCGATCAGTGCGGTCAAGCTGTTTTTTGCAGGCACGCTACAAGCGATCATTAAGTTTTTGGCGATGCTGCGCTACATCATCATCGGCTCGGTGGTGGCAAGCTGGGTGGTGATGCTGATGAATGTCTCGCACCCTGCGGTGCATCTCATCATGCAGCTGTCTGAGCCAATCATTGCGCCATTTCGCCGTATCATACCAAATCTGGGTATGCTGGATTTATCACCGATTGCGGCGATTTTTGCGCTGCTACTCATGCAAGAATTCATCACCATCATCGGAGCGAACATCTGGGCGGGCATGTAA
- the rpsL gene encoding 30S ribosomal protein S12, protein MATTNQLIRKGRKTITEKSKVPALQACPQRRGVCTRVYTTTPKKPNSAMRKVCRVRLTSGYEVSSYIGGEGHNLQEHSVVLIRGGRVKDLPGVRYHTVRGALDCAGVKDRKQGRSKYGAKRPKA, encoded by the coding sequence ATGGCAACCACAAACCAACTTATCCGTAAAGGTCGTAAGACCATTACCGAGAAGTCGAAAGTACCTGCACTACAAGCATGCCCACAGCGTCGTGGCGTATGTACTCGTGTATATACTACGACTCCAAAAAAACCTAACTCAGCCATGCGTAAAGTGTGCCGTGTACGCCTAACTTCAGGCTATGAAGTGTCTAGCTACATCGGCGGTGAAGGTCACAACCTTCAAGAGCACAGCGTTGTATTGATCCGTGGTGGTCGTGTTAAAGACTTACCAGGTGTTCGTTATCACACTGTTCGTGGTGCACTTGACTGTGCAGGCGTGAAAGATCGTAAACAAGGCCGTTCTAAGTACGGTGCTAAGCGTCCTAAGGCATAA
- a CDS encoding beta-ketoacyl-ACP synthase II, which produces MKRVVITGMGIVSNIGNDLASVTENLKAGKSGIIFNQSYADNGFKSQVSGSIDKDALDTAQIDRKLKRFMSDASLYAYVSALSAIESAGLTLDDVADNVRVAVVAGSGGASTADVVSSVDNMKEKGLRGVGAVAVPKIMSSTVSATLATGLKIKGISYSLSSACATSSHCVGHAMELIQLGKADVVLAGGGESEHWTQSCMFDAMGAMSTQYNDTPTTASRPYDTTRDGFVIAGGGGMVVVESLEHATARGANILAEIVGYGATSDGAEMVAPSGEGATRCMQIALTQAGLDTVDYVNSHGTSTPLGDITELNAIAEVFGGAEKTPPISSTKSMTGHSLGAVGVQELIYCVLMMNNDFIAPSINITELDDGAKPFDIVRETRHTKINSAMSNSFGFGGTNSALVVRKFEG; this is translated from the coding sequence ATGAAACGAGTCGTCATCACAGGCATGGGCATTGTCTCAAACATTGGCAATGATTTGGCAAGCGTTACCGAAAATTTAAAGGCGGGCAAATCGGGCATTATTTTTAATCAAAGCTATGCCGACAATGGCTTTAAATCGCAAGTTTCTGGCTCAATTGACAAAGACGCATTGGACACCGCCCAAATTGACCGCAAATTAAAACGCTTTATGTCGGACGCAAGCCTATATGCCTATGTCTCAGCATTGTCTGCCATTGAGAGTGCAGGTCTCACCCTTGATGATGTGGCGGACAATGTGCGTGTGGCGGTGGTCGCAGGCTCGGGTGGGGCAAGCACGGCAGATGTCGTAAGTTCGGTGGATAACATGAAAGAAAAAGGACTTCGGGGCGTGGGGGCGGTTGCCGTGCCTAAGATTATGAGCAGTACGGTGTCAGCAACTTTGGCAACGGGGCTAAAAATCAAGGGCATTAGCTATTCGCTGTCGTCTGCCTGTGCCACATCGAGCCACTGTGTCGGTCATGCCATGGAGCTGATTCAGCTTGGCAAGGCGGACGTGGTACTGGCAGGCGGTGGCGAGAGCGAGCATTGGACGCAGTCGTGTATGTTTGATGCGATGGGGGCGATGAGTACCCAGTACAACGACACGCCAACCACCGCCAGCCGTCCTTATGACACGACCCGTGATGGCTTTGTCATTGCAGGTGGTGGCGGTATGGTGGTCGTTGAGAGCTTAGAACACGCTACCGCTCGTGGGGCGAACATTTTGGCGGAGATTGTCGGCTATGGGGCAACCTCCGATGGGGCGGAGATGGTTGCCCCAAGTGGCGAAGGGGCGACCCGTTGTATGCAAATCGCCCTAACGCAGGCAGGGCTTGACACGGTGGACTATGTTAATTCGCACGGCACCAGTACGCCACTTGGCGACATTACTGAGCTAAATGCCATCGCAGAGGTGTTTGGCGGTGCGGAAAAAACACCGCCGATTAGCTCCACCAAATCAATGACAGGACATAGCCTAGGGGCGGTGGGCGTACAAGAGCTGATTTATTGTGTGCTAATGATGAATAATGACTTTATTGCCCCAAGCATTAACATCACTGAGCTTGATGACGGAGCAAAACCTTTTGACATCGTGCGTGAGACTCGCCACACCAAGATTAACTCAGCAATGAGTAACAGCTTTGGTTTTGGCGGAACGAACTCGGCGTTGGTGGTTAGGAAGTTTGAAGGTTAA
- the rpsG gene encoding 30S ribosomal protein S7 — MPRRRVVAAREILPDPKFGSQTIAKFINHVMVDGKKSVAEKIVYGALETVAAKRNVEDPVAFFEEVLESVRPTVEVKARRVGGATYQVPMEVRPSRRTALAMRWLADAAAKRSEKSMALRLAGELNDAAEGKGAAIKKRDDVHRMADANKAFSHFRF; from the coding sequence ATGCCAAGACGTCGTGTCGTCGCTGCCCGTGAAATCCTACCAGATCCAAAATTCGGCAGCCAAACCATCGCTAAATTCATCAACCATGTGATGGTCGATGGTAAAAAATCAGTCGCAGAAAAAATCGTTTATGGTGCGCTAGAAACAGTTGCAGCCAAGCGTAATGTTGAAGATCCTGTGGCTTTCTTTGAAGAAGTGTTAGAAAGTGTTCGCCCAACGGTAGAAGTGAAAGCTCGCCGTGTTGGTGGTGCAACTTACCAAGTACCTATGGAAGTACGCCCCTCCCGTCGTACAGCCCTAGCAATGCGTTGGTTGGCTGACGCTGCCGCTAAGCGTTCTGAAAAATCAATGGCTCTACGCCTAGCTGGCGAGCTAAATGATGCTGCAGAAGGCAAGGGTGCTGCCATCAAGAAGCGTGATGATGTTCACCGCATGGCAGACGCTAACAAAGCGTTCTCACACTTCCGCTTCTAA
- the lnt gene encoding apolipoprotein N-acyltransferase has product MTQKPIYHPKIPARPSRQAKALVLPMWLSFVAALIAGGVFSLALAPYYLWPVAIFSVMALYALLVRETVPRRAFWLGLAYGFGAWAVGASWLYHSIHEYGSISPALAVVMIVLMALVMGLFHALFAWVFVKFVGRQPLAFTSLWVAQEWLKTWVLSGFPWLFMGYAFTGQAWASGVAPVLGVLGVGFVAVLFAASVVELFRQKLGFLLLSALALLASFALAQIDWVVVDKDDELSVSLVQGNIPQDLKWLTEYRVQTLEIYEALSRGEWGRDVVIWPEAAIPMFHDEAAPFINGIANTAMTQDSAWITGLMYRDFERYDETKDLYPPIYNSVAAIEQNGTSLYKKQNLVPFGEYIPFEGVFNLLPDLANMQGAMSISAGDGTQPPLMVKGRNMGAAICYEVAYPDTTRHNAKNAQVLLTISNDAWFGTTAGPWQHLQMVQMRSLETGRYFIRATNTGITAIIDHKGGIVSMAPQFERTVLRGEVPMMTGVTPFVRFGSYPMLALALLLFVLSFVAKRQQNTSSRTQMHYTGKGVRD; this is encoded by the coding sequence ATGACCCAAAAACCCATTTATCACCCAAAAATCCCCGCCAGACCAAGCCGTCAAGCAAAAGCGCTGGTGCTGCCAATGTGGCTGTCGTTCGTGGCAGCGCTCATCGCAGGGGGCGTGTTTAGTCTTGCCTTAGCACCATATTATCTGTGGCCTGTGGCGATATTTTCTGTGATGGCACTGTATGCACTTTTGGTGCGTGAGACTGTGCCTCGTCGGGCGTTTTGGCTTGGGCTGGCTTATGGATTTGGCGCTTGGGCTGTCGGTGCGTCTTGGCTGTATCATTCGATTCATGAGTACGGCTCGATTTCGCCTGCATTGGCGGTGGTGATGATTGTGCTGATGGCGCTGGTCATGGGGCTGTTTCATGCGCTGTTTGCTTGGGTGTTTGTGAAATTTGTTGGTCGTCAGCCGCTGGCTTTTACCTCGCTTTGGGTGGCGCAAGAGTGGCTAAAAACATGGGTTTTATCTGGCTTTCCTTGGCTGTTTATGGGCTATGCTTTCACTGGGCAGGCGTGGGCGAGCGGTGTTGCCCCTGTGCTTGGCGTGCTTGGCGTCGGCTTTGTGGCGGTGCTGTTTGCGGCGTCTGTGGTGGAGCTGTTTCGTCAAAAATTGGGATTTTTGCTGTTGTCTGCTCTGGCGCTACTTGCAAGCTTTGCCTTGGCTCAGATTGACTGGGTGGTGGTGGATAAGGACGATGAGCTGTCTGTCTCTTTGGTGCAAGGCAATATCCCACAAGATCTCAAATGGCTGACCGAGTATCGAGTGCAAACCCTAGAAATCTACGAGGCGCTGTCACGAGGCGAGTGGGGGCGGGATGTCGTCATCTGGCCAGAGGCAGCGATACCGATGTTTCATGATGAGGCAGCACCTTTCATCAATGGCATCGCCAATACCGCCATGACTCAAGACTCAGCGTGGATCACAGGGCTTATGTATCGTGATTTTGAGCGCTATGATGAGACCAAAGATCTTTATCCGCCCATCTATAACAGCGTCGCCGCCATCGAACAAAATGGCACCAGTCTTTATAAAAAACAAAATCTTGTACCTTTTGGCGAGTACATCCCTTTTGAAGGGGTGTTTAATTTACTTCCTGACCTTGCCAACATGCAGGGCGCGATGAGCATCAGCGCAGGCGATGGCACGCAGCCGCCATTGATGGTGAAAGGGCGAAACATGGGAGCGGCGATCTGCTATGAGGTGGCTTATCCGGACACCACTCGCCACAATGCCAAAAACGCTCAGGTGCTACTCACCATTTCAAATGATGCGTGGTTTGGCACGACGGCAGGTCCTTGGCAGCATTTGCAGATGGTGCAGATGCGTAGCCTTGAAACAGGGCGTTATTTCATCCGTGCCACCAACACTGGCATCACCGCCATCATCGACCACAAGGGCGGGATTGTCAGCATGGCGCCGCAGTTTGAGCGTACAGTCTTGCGTGGTGAGGTGCCGATGATGACGGGTGTGACGCCATTTGTACGATTTGGCAGCTATCCGATGCTGGCGCTGGCTTTGCTGCTGTTTGTGCTAAGCTTTGTGGCAAAACGCCAACAAAACACCAGTAGCCGCACCCAAATGCACTACACTGGCAAAGGCGTGCGTGATTAA
- a CDS encoding anthranilate synthase component I family protein — protein sequence MLTHHFTTTHSPSTLTALIATHRPDWQVCFLNNNHRPVIGICPKTAWHIEFDSTFTAHRYDRHTGQSFAYATTYSDWQKELIAYGKNLDCPSQKDEYTHGLMGFIGYDISAHELNPTIGIKKNQPCAYLGHYDVYLKKSDAGFELFGIDVGELFFNEIKNDLADLLKETLTQPQLAQFNPTWQKQDYTQAFNQTQEYIKAGDTYQINLTQKWQADLANLSSHLPNLQHHMNAPFAGYLQLTNFELLSVSPELFFEFYGENGDIHLVTKPIKGTRPRHANPTIDDDLKNELKNSEKDISENLMIVDLLRNDLGKYAKVSTVKTPKRFAIESFKNVHHMVSTITAQLNNNHSLTVLFGSLPAGSITGTPKKRACEIIHELEIAPRGAYCGTMGYMNFDGTGIWNVLIRTAQKSDKTELWAGGGVTIKSNLDSEYQECTDKVGAILAVFESASI from the coding sequence ATGCTCACCCATCATTTTACCACCACCCATAGCCCAAGCACCCTTACCGCCCTAATTGCCACACACCGCCCTGATTGGCAGGTGTGTTTTTTGAACAACAATCACCGTCCCGTGATTGGCATTTGCCCAAAAACCGCTTGGCACATTGAATTTGACAGCACATTCACCGCCCACCGCTATGACCGCCACACAGGGCAAAGCTTTGCCTATGCCACCACTTACAGCGATTGGCAAAAGGAACTCATCGCCTATGGCAAAAACTTGGATTGCCCCAGCCAAAAAGACGAATACACCCACGGCTTAATGGGCTTTATTGGCTATGACATATCGGCTCACGAATTAAATCCTACCATCGGTATTAAAAAAAATCAGCCCTGTGCTTATTTGGGGCATTATGATGTTTATTTAAAAAAGAGCGATGCTGGATTTGAGCTTTTTGGCATTGATGTGGGTGAATTATTTTTTAATGAGATTAAAAATGATTTGGCGGATTTATTAAAAGAAACATTAACCCAACCCCAACTCGCTCAATTTAATCCCACTTGGCAAAAACAAGATTACACCCAAGCCTTTAACCAAACCCAAGAATACATCAAAGCAGGCGATACTTATCAAATTAACCTTACCCAAAAATGGCAAGCGGATTTGGCTAATTTATCCAGCCATTTACCCAATTTACAACATCATATGAATGCTCCTTTTGCAGGTTATTTACAATTAACCAATTTTGAATTATTGTCGGTATCGCCTGAATTATTTTTTGAATTTTATGGGGAAAATGGCGACATTCATCTTGTTACCAAACCCATCAAAGGCACACGCCCACGCCACGCCAATCCTACCATTGACGATGATTTAAAAAATGAACTTAAAAACAGCGAAAAGGATATTAGCGAAAATTTGATGATTGTGGATTTACTGCGTAATGACTTGGGCAAATATGCCAAAGTCAGCACGGTAAAAACACCCAAACGCTTTGCCATTGAAAGTTTTAAAAATGTGCATCACATGGTCAGCACCATCACCGCCCAATTAAATAACAACCATTCTTTAACTGTTTTATTTGGTTCGCTTCCTGCTGGCTCAATCACGGGCACACCCAAAAAACGAGCCTGCGAAATCATTCACGAGCTAGAAATTGCGCCACGGGGGGCGTATTGTGGCACGATGGGCTATATGAATTTTGATGGCACAGGCATTTGGAATGTGCTCATTCGCACCGCCCAAAAGTCGGACAAGACCGAGCTTTGGGCAGGCGGTGGCGTTACCATCAAATCAAACTTGGACAGCGAATACCAAGAATGCACCGATAAAGTGGGGGCGATTTTGGCGGTGTTTGAATCGGCAAGCATTTAA
- a CDS encoding sugar transporter — protein MTITQIQRLRTYRVALLAFAAFIFNTTEFMPIALLSDIGASFGRSVDDVGIMMTVYAWLVALMSLPLMLLTANMERKRLLMGIFALFIISHALSAVANSFGVLLVARAGVAFSHAIFWSITASLVVRLADKHKKAQALGLLATGSALAVVLGLPIGRLVGQWLGWRTSFALIGVLALVCLVILHRILPKLPSRNVGSIQSLPDIVKNTPLLFVYGIILLIVTAHFTAYSYIEPFMLNIVQLSASATTWILLMFGAAGILTSWLFGRYYERLGQRFLWVALVLVAAGLFFMHILADVSALWIMNAFLWGMGATAIGPTLQMQVLRLAPKYTDVAMSLFSGIFNIGIGGGALVGSVVIGTLGLSYVGYVGMAVALLAMLTLIISSKIRSLS, from the coding sequence ATGACAATCACACAAATCCAACGACTGCGAACCTATCGAGTGGCACTGCTTGCCTTTGCTGCATTTATTTTTAACACCACCGAATTCATGCCAATCGCCCTACTCTCTGACATTGGCGCAAGCTTTGGCAGGTCGGTCGATGATGTCGGCATCATGATGACGGTCTATGCGTGGCTCGTGGCGCTGATGTCGCTGCCGCTCATGCTACTGACTGCCAACATGGAGCGAAAACGCCTACTGATGGGGATTTTCGCCCTATTCATCATCAGCCACGCCCTATCAGCAGTGGCGAATAGCTTTGGCGTTTTGCTTGTGGCTCGGGCAGGCGTGGCGTTTTCTCATGCCATTTTTTGGTCAATCACCGCAAGCCTTGTGGTTAGGCTTGCCGACAAACACAAAAAAGCCCAAGCCCTAGGACTGCTCGCCACAGGCTCAGCCCTTGCTGTGGTATTGGGCTTGCCCATTGGGCGACTGGTGGGGCAATGGCTCGGCTGGCGGACGAGCTTTGCTTTGATTGGTGTGCTTGCTTTGGTGTGTCTTGTGATTTTACACCGAATTTTACCCAAGCTGCCCAGTCGCAATGTCGGTAGCATTCAAAGCCTGCCTGACATCGTCAAAAACACGCCACTGCTGTTCGTCTATGGCATCATCTTGCTCATCGTGACGGCACATTTTACGGCGTACAGCTACATTGAGCCTTTTATGCTCAATATCGTGCAATTATCCGCCAGTGCAACGACTTGGATTTTGCTCATGTTTGGTGCGGCAGGGATTTTGACCAGCTGGCTGTTTGGGCGGTATTATGAGCGCTTGGGGCAGAGATTTTTATGGGTGGCGCTGGTCTTGGTGGCAGCAGGATTATTTTTCATGCATATCTTGGCGGATGTTTCTGCGCTTTGGATTATGAATGCTTTTTTGTGGGGCATGGGGGCGACTGCCATCGGTCCGACTTTGCAGATGCAGGTGCTGCGCCTTGCGCCCAAATACACCGATGTGGCGATGAGCCTGTTTTCTGGGATTTTTAACATCGGCATTGGTGGCGGTGCTTTGGTAGGCAGCGTCGTCATCGGCACGCTTGGGCTGTCTTATGTAGGCTATGTCGGCATGGCGGTCGCATTGCTTGCGATGCTTACGCTCATCATTAGCAGTAAAATCCGTTCGCTATCTTAG